A part of Fibrobacter sp. UWR4 genomic DNA contains:
- a CDS encoding glycosyltransferase: protein MFTVVDFNNFWSPSGGGVRRYHLQKMDFYKKQKDVLSVFVMPDSKNFTEKVSDSLVIEHVDAYRFPGNWEYRFIWKQSQIRPVLKKYKPDVIEVGSPYILPTVVRAAAKKIVPNAALLSFWHADFPITYVERPVANKFGKALGALCRKIAFWYARQEFKRYDGVQVSCKEVMDRLDQNGLPKSHWIPLGCDIQMFNPTKRDEELVKQLKDGNPDRLTIFFPHRFCEEKGIELLLGAYDILSQKLNCEPALVLAGTGPYLPQVKAAVEKNPHMQYAGFIKSADEMARYYSSVDLGLALSGWETFGLSILESMACGNAQVGAATGAAAEHVKESEAGAILKERSSESLAEAIIELYHSDLKQKKLNARAYAEKFSWDDCFKRQLDLYRQIANHKRKK, encoded by the coding sequence ATGTTTACCGTCGTTGACTTCAACAATTTCTGGAGTCCTTCGGGAGGCGGTGTTCGACGCTACCATCTACAAAAGATGGACTTCTACAAAAAGCAGAAGGATGTTCTTTCTGTTTTTGTGATGCCCGATTCCAAGAACTTTACAGAGAAGGTGAGCGACAGCCTGGTTATCGAGCATGTGGATGCGTACCGTTTCCCAGGCAATTGGGAGTACCGTTTTATCTGGAAGCAATCCCAGATTCGTCCTGTATTGAAAAAATACAAGCCCGATGTGATCGAAGTAGGCTCTCCCTACATTCTTCCTACGGTGGTACGCGCTGCAGCCAAAAAGATTGTGCCCAATGCAGCCCTTCTCAGTTTCTGGCATGCGGACTTCCCCATCACTTATGTGGAAAGACCTGTAGCGAACAAGTTTGGCAAAGCACTTGGAGCGCTCTGCAGAAAGATCGCATTCTGGTATGCCCGTCAGGAATTCAAACGCTACGATGGCGTCCAGGTTTCCTGCAAGGAAGTAATGGACCGTCTAGACCAAAACGGCCTTCCTAAATCCCACTGGATTCCCCTGGGTTGCGACATCCAGATGTTCAATCCCACGAAGCGCGATGAAGAATTAGTGAAGCAGTTGAAGGATGGCAATCCGGATCGTCTGACCATTTTCTTCCCCCACCGTTTCTGCGAAGAAAAAGGCATTGAACTTCTGCTAGGAGCTTACGACATCCTTAGTCAAAAGCTAAACTGCGAGCCGGCCTTGGTACTGGCAGGTACAGGACCTTACCTCCCCCAGGTAAAGGCTGCTGTGGAAAAAAATCCACACATGCAATATGCTGGCTTTATCAAATCAGCGGATGAAATGGCCCGTTACTACTCCAGCGTGGATCTCGGTCTAGCCCTTTCCGGCTGGGAAACCTTCGGTCTCTCCATTCTCGAAAGTATGGCCTGTGGAAACGCCCAGGTGGGAGCCGCAACTGGCGCTGCAGCAGAGCATGTGAAGGAATCCGAAGCAGGCGCTATTTTAAAGGAACGTTCTTCGGAAAGCCTGGCAGAAGCTATTATCGAACTTTATCATTCCGACCTGAAGCAAAAGAAATTGAACGCCCGTGC
- a CDS encoding CHC2 zinc finger domain-containing protein translates to MLIDQEHAGIIMRAKTHPRQLGVPLSRWGRNLIACCPFHSPEETSLFFYDALGYWRYRCLQCGSEGDLIEFVMRSRFNGMDEGAARVEALDFLGTQDIEKDNQPDEHPWIKELGGEKTKVLENFVRYCHWAACKSPSSAEFLASRGWSIGQAQLYGIGYYSGDPEPFVSYCMLNGIERHQISFYLDNLEAYHEPRITIPARNSKGLIHSVYGRLIDEADGPNTYISFASGPADIPFNMQLENSKPLIVEGFFDALTADLSGIPGVVSTLYQELTLSHLLKLKACGAESVTVVLRREQDRREQEFRIQRYLKMAQELNLKFKSIVLPKGETVDQVVRKNGADQLISLVEQTEVDTVHTHRRSMLLQDIKENFDTAMGCPPDVSVGYSLNTFPKLTQEIDGIQSGCFYVSSKPFGLKTTLLSSLALDLVQSNPKLKLIYVALETPRRQIFDRLVAMMIGESVLTVRKQNEDEGMNQKILEATRELMGYVRSNRLEIWEDSPLFDNTELLSTLKEEVKEHRNLVVIIDGIDHLKVSDHPELNDICERRAAVILDLYKALDIPFFLGGELIDSEQGLIGPRAYLRDSDAIYWLEAKGGNLFLKVDSKRLGSNNTYQGNLTIDPLSNKMQEQL, encoded by the coding sequence TGCGGTAGCGAAGGTGATTTGATTGAATTCGTGATGCGTAGCCGTTTTAACGGCATGGACGAAGGCGCCGCACGAGTAGAAGCTCTTGACTTCCTGGGCACCCAGGATATCGAAAAGGACAACCAGCCCGATGAACACCCTTGGATCAAGGAACTGGGCGGAGAAAAGACGAAGGTTCTCGAGAACTTCGTCCGTTACTGCCATTGGGCTGCATGCAAGAGTCCGTCCTCTGCAGAATTCCTGGCATCCCGTGGTTGGAGCATCGGCCAGGCACAGCTTTACGGTATTGGTTACTATAGTGGCGATCCAGAACCATTCGTCAGCTACTGCATGCTGAACGGGATCGAACGCCACCAGATCAGTTTCTACCTGGACAACCTGGAAGCCTACCACGAACCGAGAATCACCATTCCCGCTCGCAACTCCAAGGGTTTGATCCATTCCGTCTACGGTCGTCTCATTGACGAAGCCGACGGTCCTAACACCTATATCTCCTTTGCATCCGGTCCTGCAGATATTCCTTTCAACATGCAGCTGGAAAACAGCAAACCCTTGATTGTGGAAGGTTTCTTTGATGCATTGACCGCAGACCTTTCCGGCATTCCGGGTGTCGTTTCCACCTTGTATCAGGAACTGACTTTAAGCCATCTCCTGAAGCTGAAGGCTTGTGGCGCAGAATCCGTTACGGTGGTTCTCCGTCGCGAACAGGATCGCAGAGAACAGGAATTCCGTATCCAGCGTTATCTGAAAATGGCACAGGAACTGAACTTGAAGTTCAAGTCCATCGTGCTACCGAAGGGCGAAACTGTAGACCAGGTTGTCCGTAAGAATGGCGCAGACCAGTTGATTTCCCTGGTGGAACAGACCGAAGTGGACACGGTCCATACTCACCGTCGTTCCATGCTGCTGCAGGACATCAAGGAAAACTTCGATACCGCCATGGGATGTCCTCCAGACGTAAGCGTGGGTTACTCCCTGAATACTTTCCCGAAACTGACTCAGGAAATCGACGGTATTCAGTCCGGCTGCTTCTACGTTTCCTCCAAGCCCTTTGGTCTGAAGACCACCTTGCTTTCTAGCCTGGCATTGGACCTTGTACAAAGCAATCCCAAGCTGAAACTGATTTACGTTGCTTTGGAAACGCCCCGTCGCCAGATTTTCGACCGACTGGTCGCCATGATGATCGGGGAATCCGTCCTGACCGTACGTAAGCAAAACGAAGACGAAGGCATGAACCAGAAGATTCTGGAAGCTACCCGCGAACTCATGGGTTACGTCCGTAGCAACCGTCTGGAAATCTGGGAAGACTCCCCTCTGTTCGACAATACCGAGCTTCTATCCACCTTAAAGGAAGAAGTGAAGGAGCATCGCAACCTGGTCGTCATCATCGACGGTATCGACCATCTAAAGGTTTCTGACCATCCGGAACTGAACGACATTTGCGAGCGCCGAGCCGCAGTCATCCTGGATCTGTACAAGGCTTTGGACATTCCGTTCTTCCTGGGTGGGGAACTGATTGATTCCGAACAGGGTCTAATCGGTCCTCGTGCATACCTTCGCGATTCCGACGCCATTTACTGGCTGGAAGCTAAGGGCGGAAATTTATTCTTAAAGGTGGACTCCAAGCGTCTGGGCAGCAACAACACTTATCAGGGCAACCTGACAATTGACCCGCTGTCCAATAAGATGCAGGAACAACTTTAA